A region from the Pseudomonas sp. KU26590 genome encodes:
- a CDS encoding Hcp family type VI secretion system effector: MAFDGFIKVNGIEGESLDERHKGWMEIVAYDFGVSQSTSATASSNGGAGSGRASLSDFSFSKRLDKSSAALFEASCAGTHIKDLTLCLYRAGGEKLKYYEVRLEEVIISDFSQSGESGEPLEHVQINFGRVRILYTQQKRSDGVAAGNVVGGWDRIANKRFS, translated from the coding sequence ATGGCGTTTGACGGATTCATCAAGGTGAACGGGATCGAAGGCGAGTCGCTGGACGAGCGACACAAGGGCTGGATGGAAATCGTCGCCTACGACTTCGGCGTCAGCCAAAGCACATCGGCCACCGCCAGCTCGAACGGCGGCGCAGGCTCGGGTCGGGCCAGCCTCAGCGACTTCAGCTTCAGCAAGCGCCTGGACAAATCCAGCGCTGCGTTGTTTGAGGCCAGTTGCGCCGGCACGCACATTAAGGACCTCACGTTGTGCCTGTACCGGGCTGGCGGCGAGAAGCTCAAATACTACGAAGTGCGCCTCGAAGAAGTCATCATTTCTGACTTCAGCCAAAGCGGGGAAAGCGGCGAGCCGCTGGAACACGTGCAAATCAACTTCGGCCGCGTCCGCATTCTGTACACCCAGCAAAAACGCAGCGATGGCGTGGCGGCCGGCAATGTAGTTGGCGGCTGGGACCGCATCGCCAACAAGCGCTTTAGCTGA
- a CDS encoding IS3 family transposase (programmed frameshift) codes for MPYYSPERRAALLKMLLPPLNLSMAEVSRREGVSEMSLSNWRKQLSSEGSAVSENKPLTENWSAETKFAVVLEAAGLSEIDLGEYCRRKGLYPEQITAWRQAFITGQKSEKALQKEERDQARKDKKRIQELERELRRKDKALAETAALLVLRKKPQRLLGNDRRRGQLTSLPERQLLVAWLGEAVAAGARKIRACREVGLSLRTLQRWTQTDAIQTDARTTVTRPTPRNALTEAERQAIVTLCNSPQYAHLPPSQIVPRLADQGRYLASEATIYRVLRATGQQQHRGRSQRPRRYAAPTTHAAKAPNQVWSWDITYLPSPIRGQFYYLYLIEDIYSRKAVGWEVYEAESGEKAAALLQRSVIGEQCLQDPLVLHSDNGAPMKSVTLLSKMYDLGITPSRGRPRVSNDNPYSESLFRTLKYCPQWPQDGFASLDAARSWVRDFIRWYNNEHRHSRIRFVTPAERHRGLDHKVLAQRHELYERAKEKRPERWSGRTRNWEPIGTVLLNPDREQQVEKRAA; via the exons GTGCCGTACTATTCACCTGAACGCAGAGCCGCATTACTCAAAATGCTGCTTCCCCCGCTGAACCTGTCGATGGCCGAGGTTTCCCGGCGCGAAGGGGTCAGCGAAATGTCTTTGTCCAACTGGCGCAAACAGCTCAGTTCTGAAGGAAGTGCAGTGTCCGAAAACAAGCCGCTGACCGAGAACTGGTCAGCCGAAACCAAGTTTGCTGTCGTGCTTGAAGCCGCCGGTTTGTCCGAGATCGACCTGGGTGAATACTGCCGCCGCAAAGGCCTTTACCCCGAGCAAATCACGGCCTGGCGACAAGCCTTCATCACCGGCCAGAAATCGGAAAAGGCCCTGCAAAAAGAAGAACGAGACCAGGCGCGCAAAGACAAGAAACGCATCCAGGAACTTGAGCGCGAACTGCGCCGCAAAGACAAGGCGCTCGCTGAAACAGCCGCGTTATTGGTGCTGCGAAAAAAGC CTCAACGACTACTGGGGAACGACCGACGACGAGGCCAACTAACGTCTCTGCCAGAGCGGCAGTTACTCGTGGCCTGGCTGGGCGAAGCGGTCGCGGCGGGAGCCAGAAAAATCAGGGCCTGTCGGGAAGTTGGTCTGTCGCTGCGCACCTTGCAACGGTGGACTCAAACAGACGCTATCCAGACCGACGCCCGTACGACGGTCACACGGCCAACGCCACGAAATGCGCTGACCGAGGCAGAGCGACAGGCCATTGTGACGCTGTGTAACAGCCCGCAGTATGCCCACTTGCCGCCAAGCCAGATCGTGCCGCGCCTGGCCGATCAAGGGCGCTATCTGGCGTCGGAGGCGACGATCTATCGTGTCTTGCGAGCGACGGGGCAACAGCAACATCGAGGCCGTAGTCAGCGCCCCAGACGGTACGCCGCACCAACGACGCATGCGGCCAAAGCGCCGAACCAAGTGTGGTCGTGGGACATCACGTACCTGCCGTCGCCGATACGCGGCCAGTTTTATTACCTCTATCTGATCGAGGATATTTACAGCCGCAAGGCCGTGGGCTGGGAAGTCTATGAGGCGGAAAGTGGCGAGAAAGCCGCTGCGCTGCTGCAACGCAGCGTGATCGGTGAGCAGTGTTTACAAGACCCGCTGGTGCTGCACTCGGATAACGGCGCGCCGATGAAATCGGTGACACTGCTGAGCAAAATGTACGACCTGGGTATCACCCCGTCACGTGGCCGACCGCGTGTCAGCAACGACAATCCGTACTCGGAGTCGTTGTTTAGAACACTGAAATACTGCCCGCAATGGCCGCAGGATGGTTTTGCCAGTTTGGACGCCGCACGCAGCTGGGTGAGGGACTTCATACGGTGGTACAACAACGAGCACCGACATAGCCGTATCCGGTTCGTCACACCGGCTGAGCGGCATCGAGGACTGGATCATAAAGTCTTGGCCCAGCGACATGAGCTGTACGAACGAGCCAAGGAAAAAAGACCGGAACGGTGGTCAGGCCGGACGCGTAACTGGGAACCGATCGGCACCGTGCTGCTGAATCCGGATCGAGAGCAACAGGTCGAGAAAAGAGCAGCATAG
- a CDS encoding Hcp family type VI secretion system effector, protein MAFDGFIKVNGIDGESLDERNKGWIEIVAYDFGVSQSTSATASSNGGAGSGRASLSDFSFSKRLDKSSAALFEASCAGTHIKDLTLCLYRAGGDKLKYYEVRLEEVIISDFSQSGESGEPLEHVQINFGRVRILYTQQKRSDGAAAGNVVGGWDRIANKRFS, encoded by the coding sequence ATGGCATTTGACGGATTCATCAAGGTGAACGGGATCGACGGCGAGTCGCTGGACGAGCGAAACAAGGGCTGGATCGAAATCGTCGCCTACGACTTCGGCGTCAGCCAAAGCACATCGGCAACCGCCAGCTCGAACGGCGGCGCAGGTTCGGGACGGGCCAGCCTCAGCGACTTCAGCTTCAGCAAACGTCTGGACAAATCCAGCGCTGCACTGTTTGAAGCCAGTTGCGCGGGCACGCACATCAAGGACCTGACCTTGTGCCTCTACCGCGCCGGTGGAGACAAACTCAAGTACTACGAAGTGCGCCTCGAAGAAGTCATCATTTCTGACTTCAGCCAAAGCGGTGAAAGCGGCGAGCCGCTGGAACACGTGCAAATCAACTTCGGCCGCGTCCGCATTCTGTACACCCAGCAAAAACGCAGCGACGGCGCGGCGGCCGGCAATGTAGTTGGCGGCTGGGACCGCATCGCCAACAAGCGCTTTAGCTGA
- a CDS encoding neutral zinc metallopeptidase: protein MLWKKGRRSDNVVDARGDSGGGGGGGMRIGGKGLGIGGIVIIVAIGLLTGQDPMRILGEITGQMGSEQTAAVNPQTRQAPPANDEQADFVRAILGDTEDTWQQVFQQMGSQYKAPTLILFSGRVQSACGSASSASGPFYCPADQRVYLDMEFFREMSQRFKAAGDFAQAYVIAHEVGHHVQTLLGVSAKVDAARQRGMKMEGDNGLLVRQELQADCLAGVWANNAQKRLNWLEPGDIEEALNAANAIGDDRLQQQGQGRVVPDSFTHGTSAQRVRWFKTGFAQGQINQCDTFAAKSL, encoded by the coding sequence ATGCTATGGAAAAAAGGACGTCGCAGTGACAACGTCGTGGACGCACGTGGCGATTCCGGGGGTGGCGGTGGTGGCGGGATGCGCATCGGCGGCAAGGGGCTGGGGATTGGCGGGATCGTGATCATCGTCGCGATTGGCCTGCTGACCGGACAGGATCCGATGCGGATTCTGGGCGAGATCACCGGGCAGATGGGTTCGGAGCAGACCGCAGCGGTCAACCCGCAAACGCGCCAGGCGCCGCCAGCCAATGACGAACAGGCCGATTTTGTGCGCGCGATCCTGGGCGACACTGAGGACACGTGGCAGCAGGTCTTCCAGCAAATGGGGAGCCAGTACAAGGCGCCGACCCTGATTCTGTTCAGCGGCCGGGTGCAATCGGCCTGTGGCTCGGCTTCTTCGGCGAGCGGCCCGTTCTATTGCCCGGCTGACCAGCGCGTGTATCTGGACATGGAGTTTTTCCGTGAGATGAGTCAGCGCTTCAAGGCGGCGGGAGATTTCGCTCAGGCGTACGTGATTGCTCACGAAGTTGGCCATCATGTGCAGACCTTGCTGGGGGTTTCGGCTAAAGTTGACGCCGCCCGCCAACGCGGCATGAAAATGGAAGGTGACAACGGTTTGCTGGTGCGTCAGGAGCTGCAAGCTGACTGCCTGGCAGGTGTTTGGGCCAACAACGCACAAAAGCGTTTGAACTGGCTGGAGCCGGGTGATATTGAAGAAGCGCTGAACGCCGCCAACGCCATTGGCGACGACCGCTTGCAGCAACAGGGTCAGGGCCGGGTCGTGCCAGACTCGTTTACCCACGGCACATCTGCCCAGCGGGTCCGCTGGTTCAAGACAGGTTTTGCCCAGGGACAAATCAACCAATGCGATACGTTCGCCGCCAAGAGCCTCTGA
- a CDS encoding alpha/beta hydrolase: MMKPLSILLLGTLMSLNAHAADQAVKSISPDRLQINGTTQATLGLSQSWVRPSPQVQRVVIVFHGRLRNAQTYLRSVERAANQSRQRSKTLLIAPQFLDEKDIAEHRLPESVLRWHANDWMAGDKSLGPKPVSSFVVIDHILKRLSDSKLFPNLKEIVIAGHSGGAQVVQRYAMIGGKEDALLKKEGIKLRYVIANPSSYAYFDATRPMPVDAASCPTFDTWKYGMNKLPAYAGKETPAELEAAYVKRDITYLLGELDTDPEHPALDKDCGAEAQGPHRLARGHNYFDYLTKRHPEGLNQRLVEVKNVGHNGDAIFTSPEGQTALFKAN, translated from the coding sequence ATGATGAAACCGCTTTCGATCCTGTTGTTGGGCACCCTGATGAGCCTCAATGCTCATGCGGCGGATCAGGCGGTTAAATCCATCAGCCCCGACCGGCTACAGATCAACGGGACGACCCAGGCCACGCTTGGCCTGAGCCAGAGCTGGGTACGTCCCAGCCCGCAGGTCCAGCGGGTGGTCATCGTTTTTCACGGTCGTCTGCGCAACGCGCAAACCTACCTGCGCAGTGTCGAGCGCGCAGCCAACCAGTCACGGCAGCGCTCGAAAACGCTGCTGATCGCGCCGCAGTTTCTCGATGAAAAAGACATCGCAGAGCACCGCCTGCCCGAGTCGGTGCTGCGCTGGCACGCCAATGACTGGATGGCGGGCGACAAGTCGCTGGGGCCAAAGCCGGTCAGCTCGTTCGTGGTCATCGATCACATCCTCAAGCGTCTGAGCGACAGCAAGCTGTTTCCCAACCTCAAGGAGATCGTGATCGCAGGCCACTCGGGCGGTGCTCAGGTTGTGCAGCGTTACGCGATGATCGGCGGCAAGGAAGACGCGTTGTTGAAGAAGGAAGGCATCAAGTTGCGGTACGTGATCGCCAATCCGTCTTCGTATGCGTATTTCGACGCGACTCGGCCGATGCCGGTTGATGCGGCGAGCTGCCCGACCTTCGACACCTGGAAATACGGCATGAACAAGCTGCCCGCGTATGCCGGCAAGGAAACACCGGCCGAGCTTGAGGCTGCGTACGTGAAGCGGGACATTACTTATCTGCTGGGCGAACTGGACACCGATCCCGAGCATCCGGCGCTGGACAAGGATTGCGGCGCCGAAGCGCAGGGGCCGCATCGTCTGGCCCGTGGTCACAACTATTTCGATTACCTGACCAAGCGTCATCCGGAAGGCTTGAATCAACGCCTGGTGGAAGTGAAAAACGTCGGGCACAACGGCGACGCGATCTTCACGTCACCTGAAGGGCAGACGGCGTTGTTCAAGGCAAATTGA
- a CDS encoding HAD family hydrolase, with the protein MSLTQVRHWVFDMDGTLTVAAHDFPAIKRALDIPQEDDILGHLAALPADVAAAKHAWLLEHERAVAIESKPATGAVELVRELAARGYRLGILTRNARELAHITLDAIGIADCFATDDVLGRDEAAPKPDPGGLLKLAHAWNVQPADMVMVGDYQFDLACGRAAGTQTVLVNLPENPWPELTDWHAADCVGLMKMIGVK; encoded by the coding sequence ATGAGCCTCACACAGGTACGCCACTGGGTATTCGACATGGACGGCACGCTGACCGTCGCCGCCCATGATTTTCCGGCCATCAAGCGCGCGCTGGATATCCCCCAGGAGGATGACATCCTCGGGCATCTCGCCGCGCTGCCTGCCGATGTTGCGGCGGCGAAACATGCCTGGCTGCTGGAGCACGAGCGCGCGGTGGCGATAGAGTCCAAACCCGCGACGGGCGCGGTCGAGTTGGTGAGGGAGCTGGCGGCGCGGGGTTATCGTCTCGGCATTCTGACCCGCAACGCCCGGGAGCTCGCGCACATTACGCTGGACGCCATCGGCATCGCAGACTGCTTTGCCACAGATGATGTGCTCGGTCGGGACGAAGCCGCACCCAAACCTGATCCGGGTGGTTTGCTGAAACTCGCGCACGCGTGGAATGTGCAGCCTGCGGACATGGTGATGGTCGGCGATTACCAGTTTGACCTGGCCTGCGGTCGGGCGGCAGGCACTCAGACCGTGTTGGTCAACCTGCCGGAAAACCCGTGGCCGGAATTGACTGACTGGCATGCAGCGGATTGCGTGGGGTTAATGAAGATGATTGGAGTGAAATAG
- the tesB gene encoding acyl-CoA thioesterase II — MSHVLDDLVSLLSLEPIEENLFRGRSQDLGFRQLFGGQVLGQSLSAASKTVEDARHVHSLHGYFLRPGDAHLPVVYQVDRVRDGGSFSTRRVTAIQKGQPIFTCSASFQYDEEGFEHQTQMPQVVGPESLPSELELMRQREHLIPEHMKDKLLCPKPIEFRPVTESDPYNPKPADPVKYIWFRADGTLPDIPALHRYMLAYASDFNLLTTSLLPHGKTVWQKDMQIASLDHSLWFHGELRADDWLLYAMDSPWAGNSRGFSRGSVFNRAGKLVASVSQEGLIRHRKDWS; from the coding sequence ATGAGTCACGTGCTGGATGATCTGGTGTCGCTGTTGAGCCTGGAGCCGATCGAAGAAAATCTCTTTCGCGGACGCAGCCAGGACCTTGGCTTTCGCCAGCTGTTTGGCGGTCAGGTGCTGGGGCAGTCGCTGTCGGCGGCGAGCAAGACAGTCGAAGACGCGCGCCATGTGCATTCGCTGCATGGCTATTTCCTGCGCCCCGGCGACGCGCACTTGCCCGTGGTGTATCAGGTCGACCGGGTCCGCGACGGCGGCAGCTTCAGCACGCGCCGGGTGACGGCCATTCAGAAGGGGCAGCCGATCTTCACCTGCAGCGCGTCGTTCCAATACGACGAAGAAGGCTTCGAGCACCAGACGCAGATGCCACAAGTAGTCGGTCCTGAAAGCCTGCCGTCCGAGCTCGAATTGATGCGTCAACGCGAGCACCTGATTCCCGAGCACATGAAGGACAAACTGCTGTGCCCCAAGCCTATCGAGTTCCGGCCGGTCACTGAGTCTGATCCCTACAACCCCAAGCCTGCGGACCCGGTCAAATACATCTGGTTTCGCGCCGACGGCACGCTGCCTGACATCCCTGCCTTGCACCGCTACATGCTCGCTTATGCCTCGGATTTCAATCTGCTGACCACGTCCCTGCTGCCCCATGGCAAAACGGTCTGGCAGAAGGACATGCAGATCGCCAGCCTCGATCACTCGCTGTGGTTCCACGGGGAACTGCGCGCCGATGACTGGCTGCTCTATGCCATGGACAGCCCATGGGCCGGCAACTCCCGCGGGTTTTCCCGTGGCAGCGTCTTCAACCGCGCGGGCAAACTCGTGGCTTCGGTCAGTCAGGAAGGTTTGATTCGCCACCGCAAGGATTGGTCATGA
- a CDS encoding GNAT family N-acetyltransferase gives MEPILELNSARLLMRQWRDDDLPAFAQMCADPQVMRYFPQPLSRMESAKLIGRVRGHFAEYGFGFWALERKDTGEFIGFTGLSVVGFEAGFTPAVEIGWRLAREHWGLGYASEAAWTVLGCGFEHLDLDEIVAFAAVNNLPSQKVMQAIGMRNDPGDNFDHLKLPDGHPLRPHVLYRINRAGWLATL, from the coding sequence ATGGAGCCGATTCTTGAGCTCAACAGCGCACGCTTGTTGATGCGTCAATGGCGAGATGATGATTTGCCGGCCTTCGCGCAGATGTGCGCCGATCCACAAGTGATGCGCTACTTCCCGCAGCCGTTGAGCCGCATGGAAAGCGCCAAGCTGATCGGCCGCGTGCGCGGACATTTTGCCGAGTACGGCTTTGGATTCTGGGCCCTCGAACGCAAGGACACCGGCGAATTCATCGGCTTTACCGGCTTGAGCGTGGTGGGCTTCGAGGCAGGATTTACGCCTGCGGTGGAGATCGGCTGGCGCCTGGCCCGCGAGCACTGGGGCCTTGGTTACGCCAGCGAAGCCGCCTGGACGGTGCTCGGCTGCGGCTTCGAGCACCTGGATCTGGATGAAATTGTGGCATTCGCGGCGGTCAACAATCTGCCCTCGCAAAAGGTCATGCAGGCCATCGGCATGCGCAACGACCCGGGGGACAACTTCGATCATCTGAAATTGCCCGACGGCCACCCGCTCAGGCCCCACGTGTTGTACCGCATCAACCGGGCGGGCTGGCTGGCGACCCTGTAA
- a CDS encoding histone deacetylase, with protein MPLPLIYHEDYSPDFPPDHRFPMDKFRLLRDHLIDSGLTTDAQLFRPQVCPTDILALAHDPGYISRYMDGALSREDQRRLGLPWTEDLARRTVRAVGGSLLTAELALQHGLACHLAGGTHHAHYDYPAGFCIFNDLAIISQYLLQSGRVDRVLIFDCDVHQGDGTARILEHTEDAITVSLHCEKNFPARKAQSDWDIPLPMGMGDDDYLKVVDDTLNYLLPLYQPDLVLYDAGVDVHKDDALGYLQLTDAGVARRDEAVMRHCLGRDIPVMGVIGGGYSKDREALARRHGILHHSAQRVWVERGL; from the coding sequence ATGCCCCTGCCCCTCATTTACCACGAAGACTACAGCCCGGACTTTCCGCCCGACCATCGCTTCCCGATGGACAAGTTCCGGCTTCTGCGCGACCACCTTATCGACAGCGGCCTGACAACAGATGCTCAATTGTTTCGCCCGCAGGTCTGCCCAACGGACATCCTCGCGCTGGCCCATGACCCTGGTTACATCAGCCGCTATATGGACGGCGCGCTGTCGCGGGAAGATCAGCGGCGCCTTGGCCTGCCCTGGACCGAGGATCTGGCCCGACGTACGGTACGCGCAGTAGGTGGCTCTTTGCTGACAGCGGAACTCGCGCTGCAACACGGCCTGGCCTGTCACCTCGCCGGCGGCACCCACCATGCGCATTACGATTACCCGGCCGGGTTCTGCATCTTCAATGACCTGGCGATCATCAGTCAGTACCTGCTGCAAAGCGGCCGGGTCGACCGGGTGCTGATTTTCGATTGCGACGTGCATCAGGGCGACGGCACCGCGCGGATTCTCGAACACACCGAAGACGCAATCACCGTCTCGCTGCACTGTGAAAAGAACTTCCCCGCGCGCAAGGCCCAAAGTGACTGGGACATTCCGCTGCCGATGGGCATGGGCGATGACGATTATCTGAAGGTGGTCGACGACACGCTCAATTACCTGCTGCCGCTGTATCAACCCGATCTGGTGCTGTACGACGCTGGCGTGGATGTACACAAGGACGATGCGCTGGGGTATTTGCAGCTGACCGATGCGGGGGTTGCCCGCCGCGACGAAGCAGTGATGCGTCATTGCCTGGGCCGGGACATTCCGGTGATGGGCGTGATTGGCGGTGGCTATAGCAAGGATCGAGAGGCGCTTGCCCGGCGGCACGGGATTCTTCACCACAGCGCGCAACGGGTGTGGGTGGAGCGCGGGCTATGA
- a CDS encoding TIGR03862 family flavoprotein has translation MTSQPPSSTQTVAIIGGGPTGLMAAEVLSQAGFKVDLYDAMPSVGRKFLLAGVGGMNITHSEPSPAFVSRYAERAPVIAPMLRSFGAQALCEWIHGLGIQTFVGSSGRVFPTDMKAAPLLRAWLKRLRESGVVIHTRHRWLGWNADNTLRIAGPDGELALNPAATLLALGGASWSRLGSDGAWVPLLEQHGVKIAPLQAANCGFEVSAWSELLRSKFAGAPLKNIAMGLQGQTLRLGECVITQTGVEGSLVYALSAQIREAINHLGSATVEIDLLPGKTAAEVHKALSKPRGSRSMSKHLHSQLGLDGVKAALLRELTPAATFNEPAQLALSIKALPLTLITPRPLDEAISTAGGVRFEALNEQLMIPSMSGVFCAGEMLDWEAPTGGYLLTACFASGRAAGLGMVDWLRRN, from the coding sequence ATGACATCACAACCCCCCTCAAGCACCCAGACAGTCGCCATCATTGGCGGAGGGCCTACCGGCCTTATGGCCGCTGAAGTGCTGAGCCAGGCGGGGTTCAAGGTGGATCTCTACGACGCCATGCCTTCGGTGGGGCGCAAGTTTTTGCTGGCAGGGGTGGGCGGCATGAACATCACCCACTCCGAACCGTCGCCTGCGTTCGTTTCCCGCTACGCCGAACGCGCCCCGGTGATCGCACCAATGCTGCGCAGCTTCGGCGCCCAGGCGCTGTGTGAATGGATTCACGGCTTGGGTATCCAGACCTTCGTCGGCAGCTCGGGCCGCGTGTTCCCCACCGACATGAAAGCCGCGCCACTGCTGCGCGCCTGGCTCAAGCGCCTGCGTGAGTCCGGCGTCGTTATCCACACCCGCCATCGGTGGCTGGGCTGGAATGCCGACAACACGTTAAGGATCGCCGGTCCCGATGGCGAACTGGCGCTGAACCCTGCCGCCACGCTGTTGGCGTTGGGCGGAGCGAGCTGGTCGCGGCTGGGTTCGGACGGTGCGTGGGTGCCGCTGCTGGAACAACACGGCGTCAAGATCGCGCCGCTACAGGCCGCCAATTGCGGGTTCGAAGTGTCGGCCTGGAGCGAACTGTTGCGCAGCAAGTTCGCCGGCGCGCCACTGAAGAACATCGCGATGGGCCTGCAAGGGCAAACCCTGCGACTGGGCGAATGCGTGATCACCCAGACCGGCGTGGAGGGCAGCCTCGTTTACGCCCTGTCTGCGCAGATCCGTGAAGCGATCAATCATTTGGGCTCGGCCACCGTCGAGATCGATTTGCTGCCTGGCAAAACCGCCGCCGAGGTGCACAAGGCCCTGAGCAAGCCGCGCGGTTCACGCTCGATGTCCAAGCACCTGCATAGCCAATTGGGCCTCGATGGCGTGAAGGCAGCGCTGTTGCGTGAGCTCACGCCCGCTGCGACCTTTAATGAGCCAGCCCAGCTCGCCCTCTCGATCAAGGCCCTGCCGCTGACACTGATCACGCCGCGCCCGCTGGATGAAGCCATCAGCACGGCGGGCGGGGTGAGGTTCGAAGCGCTGAACGAGCAACTGATGATTCCGTCGATGTCCGGCGTGTTCTGCGCTGGCGAGATGCTCGACTGGGAAGCGCCCACCGGCGGCTATTTGCTCACTGCCTGTTTCGCCAGCGGCCGCGCGGCAGGGCTGGGGATGGTTGACTGGTTGCGCCGCAACTAA
- a CDS encoding acyltransferase family protein produces MGSVQRFTTLDSFRGVFALLVVFHHLHVVGAFIELPFFRRAEILLNFFFVLSGFVLAHSYGLKSQFGFKRFVISRLFRLYPLHIVMLLVFILFEGVRWAAYEKGFTLNNVPFTGLFDPSEILPNLLLVQAWTPLTETMSFNYPSWSISIEFYIYMLFGALCLLSLRSRFLMFACVTVVAFTMIFSENEPLVWRAMLGLSCFFAGNITYLAYLLIRDRFVPVRWLMTVLEVALTGTTYWMVMNDYSHRSPIASLMFCVLVLVFAFEAGLVSTFLKTGVFRLLGRLSYSIYMTHAALLFCLSTVFIVAQKLTGRDLAPMINGQRFMDTGSGLGNTALVVAVTLVAIGLAALAHTYIEVKGVELGKRTAGRSQGKALDNQGIGGGLEPQVDRAA; encoded by the coding sequence ATGGGATCAGTTCAGCGATTTACCACGCTAGACAGCTTCAGGGGCGTCTTCGCACTGTTGGTGGTGTTCCATCACCTGCATGTCGTCGGTGCTTTCATTGAGCTGCCGTTTTTTCGCAGAGCAGAAATTTTACTCAACTTCTTCTTCGTGCTCAGCGGCTTTGTCCTGGCCCACTCTTATGGCCTGAAGTCGCAGTTCGGCTTCAAGCGTTTCGTCATCTCGCGCCTGTTCCGCCTGTACCCGCTGCACATCGTGATGCTGCTGGTGTTTATCCTTTTCGAAGGGGTGCGTTGGGCGGCCTACGAGAAAGGCTTCACTCTGAACAACGTGCCGTTCACCGGGCTGTTCGACCCCTCAGAGATCCTGCCCAATCTGCTGCTGGTGCAAGCCTGGACACCGCTCACTGAAACCATGTCGTTCAACTACCCGTCGTGGAGCATCAGCATCGAGTTCTACATCTACATGCTGTTCGGCGCGCTGTGCCTGCTTTCGTTGAGAAGCCGCTTTCTGATGTTTGCCTGCGTGACCGTCGTCGCATTCACGATGATCTTCAGCGAAAACGAACCGCTGGTCTGGCGGGCGATGCTGGGTTTGTCCTGCTTCTTTGCCGGCAATATCACGTACCTGGCTTACCTGCTGATTCGCGACCGATTCGTGCCGGTGCGCTGGCTAATGACGGTGCTCGAAGTGGCGCTGACGGGCACAACGTACTGGATGGTGATGAACGACTACAGCCATCGCTCGCCCATTGCCAGTCTGATGTTCTGCGTACTGGTGCTGGTGTTTGCGTTCGAGGCCGGGCTGGTATCGACGTTCCTGAAAACCGGCGTGTTCAGGCTGCTGGGCAGGTTGTCGTATTCCATCTACATGACCCACGCCGCGCTGCTGTTTTGCCTGTCGACGGTGTTCATCGTGGCGCAGAAGCTCACGGGCCGCGACCTGGCGCCCATGATCAACGGCCAGCGTTTCATGGACACCGGTTCAGGACTGGGCAACACCGCGCTGGTGGTTGCCGTGACCCTCGTGGCGATTGGCCTCGCTGCCCTGGCTCACACGTACATCGAGGTGAAGGGCGTCGAGTTGGGCAAGCGGACGGCCGGGCGATCCCAGGGCAAGGCGCTGGACAATCAGGGCATTGGCGGAGGCTTGGAGCCGCAGGTTGATCGCGCAGCGTGA
- a CDS encoding methyl-accepting chemotaxis protein, whose translation MSATVHEVARNAEQASVAASAADKQAREGDKVVGEAIVQIEKLASEVVRSTDAMSVLEQESNKIGKVMDVIKAVAEQTNLLALNAAIEAARAGEAGRGFAVVADEVRGLAQRTQQSTEEIEGLVAALQNGTRQVSEIMLSSRNLTDSSVALTRKAGTSLESITQTVSNIQAMNQQIAAAAEQQSSVAEEISRSIVNVRDVSEQTAAASDETAASSVELARLGNQLQMLVSHFKV comes from the coding sequence ATGTCGGCCACTGTTCACGAAGTGGCGCGCAACGCCGAGCAGGCATCGGTCGCCGCTTCTGCCGCTGACAAGCAGGCACGCGAGGGCGACAAAGTGGTCGGTGAAGCCATCGTGCAGATTGAGAAACTGGCCAGCGAAGTGGTCCGTTCCACCGACGCGATGTCCGTGCTGGAACAGGAAAGCAACAAGATCGGCAAGGTCATGGACGTGATCAAGGCCGTCGCCGAGCAGACCAACCTGCTGGCCCTCAACGCTGCCATTGAGGCCGCGCGTGCCGGTGAAGCCGGTCGCGGTTTTGCCGTGGTCGCCGATGAGGTCCGTGGCCTGGCGCAACGCACTCAGCAATCCACCGAAGAGATCGAAGGCCTCGTCGCGGCGCTGCAGAACGGCACGCGCCAGGTCTCGGAGATCATGCTCAGCAGCCGCAACCTGACTGACAGCTCCGTTGCCCTGACCCGCAAGGCCGGTACGTCGCTGGAAAGCATTACCCAGACGGTGTCGAACATTCAGGCCATGAACCAGCAGATCGCCGCCGCTGCCGAGCAGCAAAGCTCGGTGGCTGAAGAAATCAGCCGCAGCATCGTCAACGTGCGCGACGTGTCCGAACAGACGGCCGCTGCCAGCGACGAAACCGCCGCCTCCAGCGTCGAACTCGCTCGATTGGGCAATCAGCTGCAAATGCTGGTCAGCCACTTCAAGGTATAA